ACGTTAGGATCTATAATTACATCATCATTTACACTCCGACTCCGTGTTGTTCATGATCAGGTGATTTGTAGGATTTAGAAATCCGTCTCCAGATTTTGAGTGAGTTTTATGAACACGGTTACGTCCCTACACGCACCTCAGACAAGATTTTTCACTTTATTCGGTTTATTCTAATTCTGTAACCTTGACAACACTGTGACGTCATGGCTCAGCCAGCAATAAAACATTCCACTCAGCTGGTCTTTGGTTTCTACAGACAGATCCCTGAGAGGTATGGCTCTACTAATATCTTCACTTTAACTAAGCTTCTTGTACACCTGTCTTTCTgtaataatgcaaaaaaaaaaaaaaaaattaaaaaatctacCTTTTGATAAGTTAGTCAagtcaaatgtatttatatactgtatatatctcaGATTTAATAGACAATGAGTGTCAAGCAAAGTACTGTACATCATCTTGGCTAAATCTAAAGTGTGacataaaagagaaataaaatgagataaaaagagaaaattaaaataatgtaaaaacaagaaataaaaacattaaaaggcAAAACCACAGATAAAAGACAGGACAAATGCAGAAGACCTGATACTACAGagctccattttttttctgtttctttttattggTGTGCTTTTAACTGAGTGTACTGAGCCATGGCAGTGAAATCTGATCcacaaattattaattttattatatggTAATGTCAGCTGTTTCACTCAATGGGAACATGGCTATCTTTTTAATTACTAAAGATAATATTCCATGAGTTCCATCAGTAATAAAGCTGAACCAGTAAAGATATTTGTAGGAAAACAAGAACCTCTAAAAGAAAGGTTAGATAACGATGCTCATTTACTTGTATGATTAACCgaaattcaaacaaaatctCTTACATGTCTTTAAATAGCAACTGAATTTGTTTAAGTCCGTTTATTTTGCTTTACATCGGTGTGATGTGATTCTACTCACAGACTTGTTTCTGCACGACAGAACGATTTTCAAAGATGAGGAGGAATCACAAAAAGACACCTCAGCATCAAGCTGtgagaaaggttttttttaaccatccaTACACCTTTAGTATTTGAAATGCATGACTGCATAGCAATCAGTGTTAGAATAGAATTTGTtcatgttgttcttttttttccttttttttcctttttttttttttttttttttttttttttttacagatgctGGGATTAAGGAGTAGTAAAATGGACATAGTGTCCAGGTACAGTCATtacacctgttcacacacagGACAATTAGTATGAtgagtgtgtttcatttctaACAGAAAGCTGAGTCTGAGAAGCAGAGAATGCCAGTGTAGAGTTATTAAACTCTTTGACCTTTTGATAGGAAACGATCTGAGAACAgaagtgaaatgtttaaaaagtaaaatgttaaaatgtgtgGAAAGACTTTTATCAGAAGTGTGTTTTAATTTAACGGAATGTGTTTGTTTCTTAAAGAACAAGAGAAGAAGCAGCGATGACGATCCCTCCAGAATCGAGTAACAGGCCTACAAACCAAGATTTCTTGCAGCAAACTGCACGACCTGAGGAAGTTCTGGTAAACAGATAATTAAAGGATTTTATTAGTTGACgctcattatatattattaggtatatttagatttttaaaaatatgtttattttttttttgtgtatgccACAGCATAGAACGCCCAGAATGGATCCGATTGGTCTTCCCCCATTCAGAGCACCGGTGTGTGGGGAAAAGTTAAGCAAAACAACCAGCAATCCTCAGGAACTTACAGGTACTACAGAGGTAAAGAGTAACTCTCTTGAGGCTACAATTGAGGTAGAACCTCAATTAAGAACCAACATTACTGATGCTGTCCTGGATTGTATAACCTCTACGTCGTTCAAGAATCAGCTCGCTCTGCGCATTGTGGGTGAGATTGATGATATACTAGCAAAAGCAGTGTCCCAGGTTCACGAGAAACAGCATGCTGTGAGTTTCGATACAGCAGAAGATAAGACGAACATCTCCCAGGAACAACAATCGAGCAACAATGATTTCATGCCTGGCTTCAGTGATGGTGTGGCATCTGTGCTTGGTTATGCACTGATAGAAGTtagagaacatgtgaaaaaaACTTTTAGAAGCCAGTCACACAAATTTCAGACAGTCTCACCCACGGCATGCAATTCTGTAACAGAAATAGTGGACAGTGTCTTTGAAGGCATGCTTGATTCCTTGACTGCTCAACTGAAACCAGATGTTTGCACTGAAAGGGATCCTAGCATGATTGATTCTCTTTATAGTCATGAGTTTGATACAGTGTTTGATAGTATGCTTC
This Ictalurus furcatus strain D&B chromosome 1, Billie_1.0, whole genome shotgun sequence DNA region includes the following protein-coding sequences:
- the LOC128606572 gene encoding uncharacterized protein LOC128606572 isoform X2, which produces MRRNHKKTPQHQAMLGLRSSKMDIVSRTREEAAMTIPPESSNRPTNQDFLQQTARPEEVLHRTPRMDPIGLPPFRAPVCGEKLSKTTSNPQELTGTTEVKSNSLEATIEVEPQLRTNITDAVLDCITSTSFKNQLALRIVGEIDDILAKAVSQVHEKQHAVSFDTAEDKTNISQEQQSSNNDFMPGFSDGVASVLGYALIEVREHVKKTFRSQSHKFQTVSPTACNSVTEIVDSVFEGMLDSLTAQLKPDVCTERDPSMIDSLYSHEFDTVFDSMLPSTDSDFNQSPVHEPRGSDDESSVTTQESETLDIVKERADSPRRSTKVPFSTVFDQSFGPEVKAKDEVEGILADSGSMSHLDDPLTSRIKSDSDSDTSVLELTATSATENVDHMSRSDEVAEEGLVAKSDVELEQIMAAPSEENTPSDITSQSLELIGHQECASPVPSPSSDQPALCQTDSLMKKMASLTSLTKS
- the LOC128606572 gene encoding uncharacterized protein LOC128606572 isoform X1; amino-acid sequence: MRRNHKKTPQHQAMLGLRSSKMDIVSRTREEAAMTIPPESSNRPTNQDFLQQTARPEEVLHRTPRMDPIGLPPFRAPVCGEKLSKTTSNPQELTGTTEVKSNSLEATIEVEPQLRTNITDAVLDCITSTSFKNQLALRIVGEIDDILAKAVSQVHEKQHAVSFDTAEDKTNISQEQQSSNNDFMPGFSDGVASVLGYALIEVREHVKKTFRSQSHKFQTVSPTACNSVTEIVDSVFEGMLDSLTAQLKPDVCTERDPSMIDSLYSHEFDTVFDSMLPSTDSDFNQSPVHEPRGSDDESSVTTQESETLDIVKERADSPRRSTKVPFSTVFDQSFGPEVKAKDEVEGILADSGSMSHLDDPLTSRIKSDSDSDTSVLELTATSATENVDHMSRSDEVAEEGLVAKSDVELEQIMAAPSEENTPSDITSQSLELIGHQECASPVPSPSSDQPEDLPALCQTDSLMKKMASLTSLTKS